From Cloacibacillus sp., a single genomic window includes:
- the deoC gene encoding deoxyribose-phosphate aldolase, which produces MNLAPYIDHTNLRPDASAQDIEKLCQEALSYGFASVCVNSSRVPLAASLLRGSNTAVCCVAGFPLGAASSAAKAAEAVWAAEHGASEIDMVINIGLLKDGDDDGVTEDIASVVRAVPACTVKVIIETCLLSDGEKIRACKAAKAAGAAFVKTSTGFSSGGAALSDITLMRAAVGPDMRIKASGGIRDAVFAMELIAASADRIGASKSVAMTEEAMRA; this is translated from the coding sequence ATGAATTTAGCCCCGTATATTGATCATACCAATCTGAGGCCGGATGCTTCGGCGCAGGATATTGAAAAGCTTTGTCAGGAGGCGCTCTCCTATGGATTTGCCTCCGTCTGCGTGAACTCATCCCGAGTGCCGCTTGCCGCGTCGCTGCTTCGCGGCTCGAATACCGCCGTTTGCTGTGTTGCCGGTTTTCCGCTTGGAGCGGCCTCAAGCGCGGCCAAGGCCGCGGAGGCCGTATGGGCCGCGGAGCACGGAGCCTCGGAGATCGATATGGTCATAAACATCGGGCTGCTTAAAGACGGGGACGACGACGGCGTCACGGAGGATATAGCCTCCGTCGTGCGCGCCGTTCCCGCCTGTACCGTCAAAGTAATAATCGAGACCTGCCTTCTTTCTGACGGCGAGAAGATACGCGCCTGCAAAGCTGCAAAGGCGGCGGGAGCCGCGTTTGTGAAGACCTCGACTGGATTTTCCTCAGGCGGCGCCGCGCTCTCCGATATAACCCTCATGCGCGCCGCCGTGGGGCCGGATATGCGGATAAAGGCCTCAGGAGGTATACGCGATGCGGTTTTTGCAATGGAACTCATCGCCGCCTCCGCCGACAGGATAGGCGCGTCAAAGTCAGTCGCTATGACGGAAGAGGCAATGCGGGCGTAA
- a CDS encoding LysR family transcriptional regulator: protein MHEKGIETFLAVAMSRTLGKAAELLNVTQSTISYNLSELESEMGMILVDRQKGMKSIRMTPAGESFLPLALKWQEVSREIGNARNPGSAYSLTIGGSESVNCRLLPEIFGLLLEHEPPVYLRITTDPSDQMYQSVESRALDVAITIHEESTRYVQIEPFYKEGFLAARIPYPGETPGEVIRPSELNQEMAFYIEWSSGFRLWHDHIWDPMKFFKVKLDSLSLAVMLMKLPGQWCIIPESAKEQFGRELPQAIFQKLSDPPPSLVYYKLTHRYPKSSSVPGLTIFDEVLKQRVAQYDSEKERERKNEFSPVY, encoded by the coding sequence ATGCATGAAAAAGGAATTGAAACCTTCCTTGCCGTCGCTATGTCCAGGACGCTTGGGAAGGCCGCGGAGCTGCTCAATGTGACCCAGTCCACCATAAGCTATAACCTGAGCGAGCTTGAAAGCGAAATGGGAATGATTCTTGTGGACCGACAGAAGGGCATGAAGTCTATACGCATGACCCCGGCCGGCGAGAGTTTTCTCCCGCTTGCTTTAAAGTGGCAGGAGGTGAGCCGTGAGATCGGCAACGCGCGAAATCCAGGCTCTGCATACTCTCTCACCATAGGCGGTTCTGAAAGCGTCAACTGCCGTCTTCTGCCGGAGATTTTCGGTCTCCTGCTGGAGCATGAACCGCCCGTCTACCTGCGCATAACTACGGATCCGTCGGACCAGATGTATCAGAGCGTAGAAAGCCGCGCGCTGGACGTAGCTATTACTATACATGAGGAAAGCACGCGCTATGTGCAGATAGAGCCGTTTTATAAAGAGGGATTCCTTGCGGCCCGCATCCCGTATCCGGGAGAAACGCCGGGCGAGGTGATACGTCCGTCTGAGCTGAATCAGGAGATGGCCTTCTATATCGAATGGAGCAGCGGCTTCCGGCTGTGGCACGACCATATATGGGATCCGATGAAATTTTTCAAGGTGAAACTGGATTCTCTGAGCCTTGCGGTAATGCTGATGAAACTTCCCGGGCAGTGGTGTATAATCCCCGAATCTGCGAAAGAGCAGTTTGGACGAGAACTGCCGCAGGCTATTTTTCAAAAGCTGTCAGACCCGCCGCCGAGCCTTGTCTATTACAAGCTGACGCACAGGTATCCTAAATCAAGTTCTGTGCCTGGGCTCACAATTTTCGACGAGGTGCTTAAACAACGGGTGGCGCAGTACGACTCAGAGAAAGAGAGAGAAAGAAAGAATGAATTTAGCCCCGTATATTGA
- a CDS encoding sodium ion-translocating decarboxylase subunit beta — MELYLTALKGVVEQSGFIALTWGNLLMLLISFILLYLAIAKDFEPLLLMPIAFGCLLVNLPLSGIIDEGGFLYYVMFGINHELYPIIIFMGIGALTDFGPLLANPVTFLLGAAAQLGVFVAVIGAMFMGFSIQEAAGIGIIGGADGPTAIYLCAKLAPQILPAVAVAAYSYMSLVPLIQPPVIKLFTTKKDRSIKMEQLRPVSRTERILFPIISTISCGLVLPAAVPLIGMLMFGNLMRECGCTERLSQAAQNEVLNATTIFLGISVGATMNAGTFLTMATIKIICLGLVAFIFSTAGGVIFGQVMKTMSGGKINPVIGAAGVSAVPMAARVCQKVISQEFPGQYVLMHAMGPNVAGVIGTAVAAGAMLTLLGS; from the coding sequence ATGGAACTTTACCTTACCGCCCTAAAGGGCGTAGTGGAACAGTCTGGGTTCATAGCGCTTACATGGGGCAATCTTCTTATGCTCTTGATTTCTTTCATTTTGCTCTATCTGGCAATAGCAAAGGATTTCGAGCCGCTGCTTTTGATGCCAATAGCTTTTGGATGCCTTCTTGTCAACCTTCCTCTTTCCGGGATCATTGACGAGGGCGGCTTTCTTTACTATGTAATGTTCGGCATCAATCATGAACTTTACCCCATAATAATCTTCATGGGCATTGGCGCGCTTACGGACTTCGGCCCGCTGCTTGCCAACCCTGTGACTTTTCTGCTCGGCGCCGCGGCGCAGCTTGGCGTTTTTGTCGCGGTCATCGGCGCGATGTTCATGGGCTTCTCCATCCAGGAGGCTGCCGGCATCGGCATAATCGGCGGAGCTGACGGGCCTACGGCCATTTATCTCTGCGCGAAGCTCGCGCCGCAGATACTTCCCGCGGTCGCGGTGGCAGCCTACAGCTATATGTCGCTTGTGCCGCTTATCCAGCCTCCGGTCATCAAGCTCTTTACGACGAAAAAAGACCGCAGCATAAAGATGGAACAGCTTAGGCCGGTCTCACGCACAGAGCGTATACTCTTCCCGATCATCTCAACGATATCCTGCGGTCTTGTGCTTCCCGCGGCGGTTCCGCTCATCGGTATGCTCATGTTCGGAAATCTGATGCGCGAATGCGGCTGCACGGAAAGGCTTTCACAGGCTGCGCAGAATGAAGTGCTGAACGCGACTACCATCTTCCTCGGCATTTCTGTGGGCGCTACGATGAACGCCGGAACGTTCCTTACGATGGCCACGATAAAAATCATCTGCCTCGGCCTTGTCGCCTTCATATTCAGCACGGCGGGCGGTGTTATCTTCGGCCAGGTGATGAAGACAATGTCCGGCGGAAAGATCAACCCTGTTATAGGCGCCGCGGGAGTCTCGGCTGTTCCGATGGCCGCGCGCGTCTGCCAGAAGGTCATCTCGCAGGAGTTCCCCGGCCAGTATGTGCTTATGCACGCGATGGGACCAAACGTCGCCGGCGTCATTGGTACGGCGGTGGCGGCTGGAGCGATGCTTACGCTTCTTGGCAGCTGA